tagTCTATATTTTTTGAGTTGtaggtgaaatgaaaaaataatcttttataaataGCAGATTATTTTCTCCATCACTAGCCATCTTTAGAGCAAAGAGTAGTTATTTTTTCCAATGGGAAGGTCCAGTGTACAGAGCTGGGGTAGGTGGATTGCTGGTCGCGAAGAGAGCTGGGCAGGTGTTGCGGCGGTCAGCGCCCTGACCGCATGGGCAATGAAGTCTGTCCCAGAAGGCCGACGTCGTAGTGAAAAAGGGAAATcccattttgtaattttaaaaagtgaatttggtGAACATATGGAACTCAGAACTGTTTCCTTCCTATGTCTCTATTACTCAAATACCATATAAACAAATGGATTTTCGTTTACTGCTTTTGGAAATGTTAAAATGCAATAACGATGGTTTTTAATAACTTAGGAAGAACAGAAGGAAGTCTTATATTTTAACAGAACtcatcatttatttcattaaatcagAAGATCTCTTTCACTATAGGATTGTCCGGCCCCCCTGGTGCTGGAAAATCAACCTTCAtagaatattttggaaaaatgctTACTGAGAGGGGGCACAAGCTGTCCGTGCTGGCCGTGGACCCTTCTTCTTGTGCTAGTGGGGGTGAGTATTGCGGGTTCTCCTTAAatggcagagcaggggctggtgGAGCTGTCTGTTACAGTTTAGTGGGTGTTTGCAGTCAGGTGACTTCTAACCTCTCCCTGAGCTTGGTCTCACCAAAGGAGGAGGAGTTCTAGGGAGCGAGGTGGAGGCTGAGGGAGGTAGTTTGGGGCATAGGGCTCTACAGACAAGATGAGCGCAGGATCAAggagtggcctgggtgcccaGAGAACTAGGAGAACATAGCCAGAAGTTGAAGATAATTAACAGCAAATTTCAGTCCCTTATCTGTCACACCTGAGGGTaggcccctcttccctcctgttTTTCCTGGTGGCATCAGCCCCTGCCCGATTCAGAAAATGGGTCCTTCCTCTTTCGCTATTTTCCTCTTATTGTTGTAATACCTTCTTTTAAGCTTAAAAAAACCCTTATAACATGTCACCTGTTTAGATTACATGTTCTGTTAACCAGAACGCTCTTAGAGGCCCAGGTAGTATACCACTGCTCCCCTGCAGCACCTTGCACATGGCACTCAGCAGTCACCTACTGATTCGAGGTCTTGCCGTCGCTCAGTTTAATTTGCAGCTAGCTCATCAGAGATGAGATGAACAATCGTACTTCCCCAAAGGCTCACGTAAGGAAAACATAAAGCATACCATGCACATAGGAAAGGTTTTTCTCTTCTTACCCCTCTTTATGATTTAAGCTCGCATTACAGTCATCCATTTAACAAGCGTTACTGTAGGCAGGCACTGTGCAAGGAAGGCACCTCATTGTCTGATGGTGAGCAGGCGGCAGTCCTCGTGGCCTTATGGGGCCTCACGTCACAAGAGGGCACACAGGCCACCACAGTGTGTTGTGTGTTGGGAAGGGAGGCTGCGGCGTGCTTTGTGCAAGTGTTTGGTTTGTAAGCTGTGGGTTTAAGGCTAAAATATACAGACGATAAAATCCTATTTCTGGGTCTTTAGCTTCATAGAGAGGTGGATAGCAATTCCTATTACCACCCGTTGAGAAATTTAGCTGAGGACATTGACAGCTTTTGATTCACTATAATAAAAggttaactaaaataaaatttatattcacaAGGCTCAAGATGAAATTCATATCAATGTAGCATCTTACTTAACAGTAGAAGAACTTTGTTAAAGGCATGAATACTGAACAAATACTTTTTGAGAGTGGCCCTCGTTTCCATGTAGGTGAGGAGGCATTTTTTCCCCGCACCTTGATAATAAATATTCTAGAACACTTGCAATAGCAAAAGGAAACAGTAGCTTTCTGTTTTCTCAACAGAAGGTTGAGCTCAACAGTAGTTTGAAGTAACACCAGCAGAAATGCTGACATACGGCGTCCTGATTGCAAGTTGCATACTGTGTGGTTCCCGAACTTTCTCAAACCAAAGATGAAACTCTTTGGTTTGAGAAAGGTTTGAGTGTCAAACCTTTTGTCAAACCTTTCGTCTCAGGTAAAACGAAATAGAgacttggaaagaaaaaagtacacaAGGATAAACAGGGAGTTCTAAGTGTAGTACATACATTTGAAAACTAGCGTCGCGTTAAGGTTTGAGAAGCAGACCTGTGCTTTGCACACACAGGTCCCCCCAGTAGCTCTGAGGCTCCCTAAGGGCCGGCGCCCAGCAGTTTTGGATTCACTGGCAAAGACAATTACATGGGAGAGTAATTTCATAATGTGCAGTTCAGTGCGTTAGGATCTATAGGAGAATAATTTCAAGCATAGTTTCGGCAGACTGTTGACTTACACAGAGGGGATTCATGCAGAAAATTACTTTAGAAAGAAGTTTTATGTGCAGTGagtgaggttgtggagagagGTGGCGGGTCTGTGCTCCAGAATTAGCATCTGTGAGAACTCTAAACTGGGATCGCAAGGGAAGAGGGCGTGTCTTGAAGGAACTTTATCAACTTCATGTGGAAAAGTTAGCTCTTGCACAGAGTGAATATTGAACTTCAGGACAGAACAGCATAGACATTCAAATGTTGATACGTGGTTAAAGGGAAGACGGTACAGGTGATTTCAGTAGTTCCAGGGCTTTCAGTCTTCCAGAATTTGCAAATATTGATGTTTGCCAAAATACTGCAGTAAACCCTGAAACATCACAATAGGCGTTGAGTTAGTTGCCCACTGTGAACAAGCAATCAGCGTACAAAATGTGTAAGATACGGTCCTATAGGCGAGGAACTTAGGTTGAAGCAGGGCTTCTCCACCTCGGCACTACTGGCGCCCCTGTTGTCCTGCTCATGGAAGGCTGCCTAGCAAtaccctggcctccacccaccagGTGGTCCTTGTCACCCCTCCTAGAGTGCCTCTAGCAGGACCCTACCCCCCATCATGATAAGTAAAAATATCTCTAGGTGTTGCCAGCTTTCCTCTGGGGCAGGATCACGCCGAGTTACGAACCATAAGCACGATAATGTGAAGATGAGAGTACAGAGACCACCCTGGCTGTGGTGcaggaccagtgtggggaccagtgGGTGCTGAGACTGGACAGGCTAGGTGGGATGGATAATCGAGATGTGAGCCTCTAGTCCTCGGGAAGCCATTACAGGTTTTGAAGGGCTTGACACgctcaaaaaaaaaagcttaatttGGTATAATTGTGTATACTGTATGGGAGAAAAGCTCAATAATCTGAAATACAATTTGAGATTTTGGGAGAAATGTCATAAAGCACTTCTAATTGATAATTGGCCCTTATAGGTGTTCCATGATTATAAAATGTAACTGTGCATTTTAGGATCACTCTTGGGTGATAAAACCCGAATGACTGAGTTATCAAGAGATATGAACGCATACATCAGGCCGTCTCCTACTAGAGGCACTCTAGGAGGGGTGACAAGGACCACCAATGAAGCTATTCTGCTTTGTGAAGGAGGGGGCTACGACATCATTCTCATTGAGACTGTAGGTGAGTGTGATCTTCTGCCTCACGACGAAGTCCTGTTCTAATATACTCTGCGTAAACGTGAGTGACAGCTAACTTCATCTGTTCATGCAGCAGCTGTTCCTAAAGGTATAATTAAATACACGCTATCTCAGACTCTAGGAGATTTGAGTGTATAGGCTATAATCCTGCCcttgaagagaagaaaaacaagccaTGTCTCTGGGTAACTGTTACACGAGGTGATGTGTTGTAAGTACCAGAGGAGATCTGTAAGCACATGGATGACCTACAGAAACAAGACTTTAACGTGACACCTATTTTGCTTAAACACATTTCATGTCTACAGTGTTTGCTAAGAAAATTAATGCAGTTGGATGCCTCTTGAAAACAGGGccatgtttatttcatttttatgtcccTATTGCATAATTACATGTGATGAGAATACGGAAATGGAAACCTAAGAAATTCACATTCTGGCGGGGAAACAATGTATTACGTTACTGAATGATGTTTGTGACACAACCTGAATCAGATTTGGGGTATCAAGGAAGACTTCCAGGAGGAAGTGACAGTTGAACTCAGTTTTGAAGGAAGACTTGGAGTTACATAAAGTGTGGGATAAAGGGTGCTTGGGAAGACACAGGCGTGAGGGAGTGTGGCCCATTCAGAGAACCGCAGTGTGCTCAGGATGCCTAGCGCAGGATGTGATGGCAGGGTATGAAGAGAGATGGGCTGGAGGCCAGAACTCCCCCAGCTAAGGGTGATGGAGGGGGAACTGCCCTCATGGTGGCAGGAGAATCAGGGGAGAGGAGGACCATAAACACCAAGTGTATTACCTAGAAATTGCATTGGGCTGCTTGTCCCAGACACTCAGAATAACTGGGATTCAAATGAGgaactggtttatttttttaaataaaagcttgGAGGCAGGCATCCTGAGCAGGCATGGGTGTTCTACCATGTCCTCCATGTCCCAggcttctgtctctctgctgtcATTAAAAGATGGCTGGTCGCTCTCTGTTGCATTCATGTCCCAcgtagaaggaaggagaggggggaggaaggaggagcagaggggcaggcagaAGAGTGTACCCTCTGGCTGGGTGAGCCCTTGAAGAAACCACCTTTCCTGGGAACCCTGTCTGACGAGTTTCTACTTGTTAATCATCTGTGGCTGAAAGGGGGTCTGGTGACCATGGCCTTTCCTCAGGTACATGGATGCTCCTGGTAGCCCTGGGGTCAGGAAGTAGAGAAGAGAAAAGACTGAATGGGCAGCTGGCAATCTCtgcccaggggaaggagggagtttTGAGAGGGGTGTTGGAGGAGCGGGGTAGGTGGGAGTTGGATTTCAGTGGGTTGAGGTTAGTGTGAGGTAGTCAAATGAAGATGGCAAACATGTATGCTTTTTCTAGAAACCTAGCTCtaaagagaaagtgagagatCTGGTGATAGTTGGAGGCGGTTGTGACTTCGTGCTGGTTTTTTACTCGATCTATTTGGTTTCCAGATGAGAAAGACTTGAGTGCAGTTCACATCATATGCCGAGGGACAGAGCCATAGACGAAGGCGAGGTTAGAGACAAAGCAGAGCGCCGAGCGGACCGGAGGAGCGAGGGAGCGAGGGTCATCTCCAGCCAGTACTGTAGCACCAGGACTGGCCAGGAGGCGGAGGGCAGAGCTCGTGTTCACGGCTGCTCACtgctggggggagagaggagaggctgaggaagttCTTGTTATTTCGCTGTAAAGTAGGTGCCGGGGCCGTCATCCTGTGCAACATTACTGGACAGTGGGTGTTTGTGTGACCAGTGTGAGCAATGGGAGGGGAGCCGACTGAAGGCCCGCAGGGGCACCGCTTTTACAGGACTGTGAGGGTTTGCAGTAGACGTCGGAGCCTATGACCCCATTGCGCTCCCTTAGATCCACACCCGTGCACACACAGAGGCCAGAGCACAGGGAACTGCCCTGATCCACGGCAGGGGATTGCAGGGCTGGTGCAGAAGGGTGAGGAGGCAGGAAGGCGGAGAATGTCGATAGGCACAGTACGAGGGGGGAGTCACAGGGCTCAGCGCAGAGAGAGCGctgcaggagtgggggtggggttgcGGTGGGGGGTAGGCCCCGGGGTTCTCATTGAGTCAGAGACTGAGGCTGATgggaaggaggacagagagatgggaagggcaACAGGCTTGCTTATAGGCTAggacatggatgtttctttcttcaggggGTGTTTAAGGTGGGATCGGGTCTGGTGGGTGATGGAATGAGTGAACGAAGTGGAGTGGAAACGACCGTCAGTGGGGCTGGGAAGCCAAGTCATGGTGAATATTTCAGTGTGCAGTTGTGATTTAAATCTCAGGTGTGGGGCAGTCGGAGTTCGCTGTCGCTGACATGGTGGACATGTTCGTGTTACTACTGCCACCAGCAGGAGGGGATGAGTTGCAGGTAATTGTTTTGACTTTTTCCTCCCCAAAACAAAGTGTACATCTCTGAAAGTGCAAGTTTCAGAtgtgtttttgtaaattaaattgtTATTAGTGTAGGGAAAAAACCAGCAACATTCACATTGGCTAAAATACTTGTCAAAGGCAGATTTGTATATTTTCCCAACGTACAGTAACAGAACTGAGGACCTTGAGCTAATGATAAGCCCAGATTTGGCCACGTGTGACCCGGGAGTGGTGGCATATGTGGGCGGCTCCAGTGGGAAGGGGCCACTGCCACGTGGGCGTGTGGAGTCCAGTTGGTTGAGGAGTTCCTCATAAGATATCCCTTCGTGTTTCACTGGGATCCCACTATCAGAGCTCATGTCCAGTACAGTAGGGTCCTGGCTGTCCTGCAGCGCAAGTCTGGCACGGGCCACCTGGCATTAACAGCCTTCCCCAGTGGAGGGCACTGTCCCCTGCCACGGCCGTGCTCACTCCAGACACCAGACCAGCAACAGGCTTGGGGGTTCCCAGGCCACCCATGGCTCTGACCAACTGGCCACCAATGTGGGGGTTCCCGCAGGTTTGATGACTAACCGGAATGACTCACAGcactcggggggtgggggggggcactgtAGTACAGCTACAGATTCATGATTCAAATCAGGACTGGCCAAATGAAGGGACACGTAGGGAGAGGGCGGGAAGGGTCCCAAACCTGAAGCTCCTGTGTCCTCAGGACGCAGGTCCCTCCTGGACGCTGATGTGTGCCACCCACAGGGGGTTCACCTGAGCTTCAGGGTCTGGAGTTCTCACTGGGGTTTCTTTACGTGGGCGTGGTTCACTGGATCCTTGTCCACGTGACTGAACTCAGTCCCCAGcaccccgccccagccttccccagAGGTCAGGCCCCAGTCACAGGGTGGGCCTTTCTGGGGCTCGCTCCCATTCTGAACTCAGGTGTGGTCCCGGCACCGTGGTGACAAAGACACCCctgtcactcaggaaattccagggCTGTAGAGGTTACTCCCCCAGGAACCTTGGACAAAGACCAGACGAATTCTTTGTTGTACAGAGAATTTTAGTTCTAAAAATAGAGTGACAGCAGACAATGGGTGCTGCAGTttagaaacattaaatattagaaTTTAATCGTTGAAAGTTACGTTTTAAAACATTTGAGAAGAAATCTTAATCTTAGATGGAAAAGTCTACATTTTTCAAGTAAGGTTTGGCCTTAGGATTtctagtttatttgtttttttttacagcatAATTTAAATCAAGAGATTGAGGTATTTTTTATCCTCGGGTTATTTTTCctcaaaagcaaattaaaaaaaacaacaacacaaaacactATATGCTGGTACGTTTAAGGAAAACTTCAAAGACTTTGTTTCTAAATGTACAGAACGTGGCGATAGGCGTGCTTTCTCTCTAAGCGCCTCAATGGTGGATGGTTCCGCATCTTGCACTGTTAGCTCAGGAGAAGCAGGCTCCATCAGGAGGCCAAGTGAACTGGCTCCTGCCGCTCAGTCATGTTGTGTCTCGATGATACATTCACTCCAGTTCAGAGCGTCTTTCAGCATGGTGGGCTCTAAATTTAGAAGATTTTCCGGATGACTTTCATAGTTCCAGTAGACGGTGCTTTTGAGTAATTTCTATCCAGCCATTGTGATTCCTGGTACCCAGGGCTTGGGAGAGATGCAGAGAAAACGTTAGTTAATGAAGCGCGTGACTTCCAAAATCTTAGTGTCAATTGCcgtccccctccttttttttgtctgtaattaaatgtttttgataaatcactttcttctccttttctctttagggTATCAAAAGAGGCATAATTGAGATGGCAGACCTGGTAGCCATCACCAAATCTGACGGCGACTTGATAGTGCCGGCCCGCAGAATCCAGGCAGAGTACGTGAGCGCACTGAAGCTGCTCCGGCGGCGCTCCGGAGTCTGGAAGCCCAAGGTGCGCAGGCGCCCGTGCtgcagccccgccccagccccgtCTGAGCTGGGCGTAGACTCGATCTCTTTACTCCTATATGAGATTACAGTTTTAAGAATTATGACAAAGCTGGAGTATGTAGTCATGATTTTCAACATAATCCTTCAACCAGCAGATGTCAAAAACTAGTTGTGAGGTGATAGATTAGATTGCTTAATGCTGGGCTTAAGCCATTTGGAAATGATTGCAAATCCCTTCTGAAAGGAACCTCTTTAAGATTATGGAGCAATTAATGATTTGATTATCTATACTAGAGTTTgagtaagagagagaagaaggctcTTGAAGTGATTAACTTCCCCTTAGGCTCATTCGGTGCTGCTTTCAataagggaggaggagaagagtcCTGTAATGAGCGAGGCAATAATACTGACGTGGCAGCTCTGTCTGCAGAATTACACTGTGTTAGTAAAGACTAAGCTCTGATCACCGTGAGGAGAACCGTGGTGACTTGGCCTTGAGCTCCCAGTCTTCCCCAGTCACCTGGTGCGTTGGGTCCATAGTCCTGTACGTGCAGGGGTTGGATGTTGAGCTCCCTGCACTTGCTGAATCAGGCAGCCTTGGCAGAGTTGCTCACCctggtttcattttctggcaTCAGACCTCAGAGAAACCTACTGAGCATGGCCCTTCTCACCCTTGTGACCCTCTCACTGTTCCTCCACGGGGTCTGAAGACCATCTGAGCAATCCTAAATCCAGATGAATCTCTGGGCTAGAAAACTGGGCCTTGAACCAGTAATTCATCTCTGCTATGCATTTAGGAATCCTAGTAAGTGACCTCGGTGTATCTGGTGTTTCCCCATGTAGTAACTCGGACACAGCAATGCAATGTCTCGTTTTTGCCAGTTCCTGTTTTTGCCTGTTTCCTTAGACTGCGAGAATTCACTGGCAGCATCAAAGCCCCTGTGAAAGCGTGTTCTGTCGTTGTAAGGAGCACGGTGCCGCTTTTCCCCCTTTCAACAGGTGGTTCGTATTTCTGCCAGAAGCGGAGAGGGGATCGCTGAAATGTGGGACAAGATGAGAGAGTTCTGGGACCTGATGCTTGCCAGTGGGGAGCTGACCGCCCGGcgacagcagcagcagaaggtCTGGATGTGGAACCTCATCCAGGAGAGCGTGTTGGAGCACTTCAGGGCCCACCCCACGGTCCGGGAGCAGATCCCTCTGCTGGAGAGGAAGGTCCTCAGTGGGGCCCTCCCCCCAGGACTGGCGGCAGACTTGCTGTTGAAAGCTTTTCAAGCACGGACTAATGAGATGTATCCTATACAATAATTTTCCATACCGTTTCATAAAGTGTTTTCATATTGAAAGTCACTTGTGTGCTTATATTTTCAGTAATGCTTTCGTGGTGCCCTCAGCCTCTGTATCTGAGAACCGTGCCTGCAAACTGGAAGAACATTAGCTGTGGATGGCAGAGGTCAGGCGGTCAGGCAGTACTTACAAGGTACCTGTGGTCTGTCACTGAGTTCCgtgttttcctgtttctctctgttctctgcccTGGCGCGGTGGCCTGTAAGAGAGTTCTCAGCAGTCAGGAGCCGAGAACGCCGAGGACGGTGAATGTTTGTGCACCTTAAAATGCTTCCCTCGATTCTGTGTTCTCTGGAAATTTCAAGGAAACATGTAAGCAAGAGTCACCACATTTCGGAAGTCTTACTTGAGGCCAGAATAATACATGGTGGGCTTCTAAGAGCTGAAAACCATGATTGACTGTTCCAGGATTTCTGAAACAGCCATCCATGTACACGAGTAACAGAACAGCCGGAACGTGCGGTGATGTGAGCACAACTTTAAAGTTTGCTTATCTGTAAAGTTAGGATAAGGGAATCTGCTTTATAGTGTTGTTGGAATAATTAGATGAGAAATTACAAACTGCTTAGCGCTTGATAATTGGTAAGTGTTGTAAGAAATTTTGCACATAGAcataagatataaataaatacgCGTTATCGATATGTTATCCTGAAGGAAGTGAGCCTCATGAAAAGGGATAATTAAATATTGACCTAATTATTGGTAACATACTACCAAAACACACAAGTGGGGTTTATATAGTCGTCAGGGCC
This window of the Desmodus rotundus isolate HL8 chromosome 9, HLdesRot8A.1, whole genome shotgun sequence genome carries:
- the MMAA gene encoding methylmalonic aciduria type A protein, mitochondrial, whose product is MNIPLLLQHPHRHFLKGLLRTPVRRYHCIFHSSAHLGSGSPCARPSDSPGLRCTRWTLLLDCLKRPLCTHPTLKEHTDGLSDNEQRFVDKLYTGLIHGQRACLAEAITLIESTHKRKKELAQVLLQKVLAYHREQERLNKGKPRAFRVGLSGPPGAGKSTFIEYFGKMLTERGHKLSVLAVDPSSCASGGSLLGDKTRMTELSRDMNAYIRPSPTRGTLGGVTRTTNEAILLCEGGGYDIILIETVGVGQSEFAVADMVDMFVLLLPPAGGDELQGIKRGIIEMADLVAITKSDGDLIVPARRIQAEYVSALKLLRRRSGVWKPKVVRISARSGEGIAEMWDKMREFWDLMLASGELTARRQQQQKVWMWNLIQESVLEHFRAHPTVREQIPLLERKVLSGALPPGLAADLLLKAFQARTNEMYPIQ